The following are encoded together in the Desulfococcus multivorans genome:
- the alaS gene encoding alanine--tRNA ligase: protein MTGNEIRQKFLDYFQKHHHQIVRSSSLIPQDDPTLLFTNAGMVQFKRTFLGEEKRRYVRAATSQKCVRAGGKHNDLENVGYTARHHTFFEMLGNFSFGDYFKEKAIEFAWDLLTNGYGLPEDKLWVSIYLDDDEAFDLWRTVVGVPEDRIVRFGEKDNFWAMGDTGPCGPCSEIHIDRGAEFGCGPDCSLGCECDRYLEIWNLVFMQFNRDQSGNMTPLPKPSIDTGMGLERIVSVIQNAATNYDIDLIMPIMRKAEGLSGRRLGESAETDVAMKVIADHSRAMAFLIGDGVLPSNEGRGYVLRRIMRRAIRYGRNLHLMRPFLHETAKVVFDIMKPAYPELAKAEAFITNVIRNEEIRFSETLDKGLALLNDTLAEMTEKKQTEVPGNVIFKLYDTFGFPVDIVRDVVRDRNMTLDMATFDRQMAEQREKSRSVVSFSQISDAYKKLSADGIIPEFIGYETTLCDSTILLLVKDGKAIESAGESDTVEVVVKKTPFYGASGGQVGDIGKITGTAFEMTVTDTTKDPTGMIIHKGKVVKGNIHVGDTVSLSVDKAARQATACNHTATHILHAVLREILGDHVKQAGSLVAPDRLRFDFTHFSQVDPETLDRIEARVNDYIRRNATVNIVEMAAEEAFKTGAMALFEEKYGDRVRVISLDAFSKELCGGTHTRLTGDIGCFKIISESSIASGVRRIEAVSGRTAVAVVQKMAAALRDAAALLKDKPDAVVQRIEKTLAENRALEREVEQLKSKMATMSAAGIDDEIREIKGVKVLAKRVAADNPAALRDAADKFKDKLQSGIVVLGGAANDKAMLIVVVTKDLTGRFHAGNIVKETAAVVGGGGGGRPDMAQAGGTRPEKLDEALESVYGIIERT, encoded by the coding sequence ATGACAGGCAACGAAATCCGACAGAAATTTCTTGATTATTTCCAGAAACATCACCATCAGATAGTACGAAGTTCGTCCCTCATTCCTCAAGACGACCCGACCCTGCTCTTCACCAATGCGGGAATGGTGCAATTCAAGCGCACCTTTCTCGGGGAGGAAAAACGCAGATACGTCCGGGCCGCAACGTCCCAGAAATGCGTAAGGGCCGGCGGGAAACACAACGATCTGGAAAACGTCGGATACACCGCGCGACACCACACGTTTTTCGAGATGTTGGGCAATTTTTCCTTCGGCGACTATTTCAAGGAAAAAGCCATCGAGTTCGCATGGGATCTTCTGACCAACGGTTATGGACTCCCCGAAGATAAGCTGTGGGTCTCCATCTACCTGGACGATGACGAAGCCTTCGACCTCTGGCGGACCGTGGTCGGCGTCCCTGAAGACCGAATCGTCCGTTTCGGTGAAAAGGACAATTTCTGGGCCATGGGCGATACGGGCCCATGCGGTCCATGCTCAGAAATCCACATCGACCGAGGCGCTGAATTCGGGTGCGGACCCGACTGTAGCCTGGGGTGTGAATGCGATCGGTATCTGGAGATCTGGAACCTGGTCTTCATGCAGTTCAATCGGGACCAGTCCGGCAACATGACGCCCCTGCCCAAACCGAGCATCGATACCGGCATGGGCCTCGAACGGATCGTCTCTGTTATCCAGAACGCCGCCACCAACTATGACATAGACCTGATCATGCCCATCATGCGCAAAGCCGAGGGCCTCTCGGGACGCCGGTTGGGCGAATCGGCGGAGACGGACGTGGCCATGAAGGTCATCGCCGACCACAGCCGAGCCATGGCGTTTCTGATCGGCGACGGCGTCCTGCCCTCCAATGAAGGCCGTGGGTACGTGCTTCGCCGCATCATGCGCCGAGCGATCCGATACGGTCGCAACCTGCACCTGATGCGGCCCTTTCTCCACGAAACCGCCAAGGTTGTTTTTGACATCATGAAGCCGGCCTATCCTGAACTCGCCAAAGCGGAGGCCTTTATTACCAACGTTATCCGAAACGAAGAAATCCGCTTCTCCGAAACCCTCGACAAGGGCCTCGCCCTGCTCAACGACACCCTGGCCGAGATGACGGAAAAAAAGCAGACCGAGGTTCCAGGGAACGTCATCTTCAAACTTTACGACACCTTCGGGTTCCCGGTGGATATCGTTCGTGATGTGGTCCGGGATCGCAATATGACGCTCGACATGGCGACTTTTGACCGACAGATGGCCGAACAACGGGAAAAATCCCGCTCGGTGGTTAGTTTCTCCCAGATCAGCGACGCCTACAAAAAACTGTCGGCCGACGGCATCATCCCTGAATTCATAGGGTACGAAACCACTCTCTGCGACAGCACCATACTGTTGCTGGTCAAGGACGGAAAAGCGATCGAATCCGCCGGGGAAAGCGACACTGTCGAAGTGGTCGTAAAGAAAACGCCGTTTTACGGCGCATCGGGTGGACAGGTGGGCGACATCGGAAAAATCACCGGGACGGCCTTCGAGATGACCGTAACCGATACGACCAAAGACCCCACCGGGATGATCATCCACAAAGGCAAGGTGGTCAAGGGGAACATCCACGTGGGGGACACCGTCAGCCTTTCGGTGGATAAAGCCGCCCGACAGGCCACGGCCTGCAATCATACGGCCACCCATATTCTTCACGCGGTCCTGCGGGAAATTCTGGGTGACCACGTCAAGCAGGCGGGTTCTCTTGTCGCCCCCGACCGACTCCGCTTTGACTTCACCCATTTTTCTCAAGTGGATCCCGAAACCCTCGATCGGATCGAAGCTCGGGTCAACGACTACATTCGTCGGAATGCCACGGTGAACATCGTGGAAATGGCGGCCGAGGAGGCCTTTAAAACCGGTGCAATGGCCCTGTTCGAGGAGAAGTATGGTGATCGGGTTCGGGTCATCTCCCTTGACGCCTTCAGCAAAGAACTTTGCGGCGGCACCCACACCCGGCTCACGGGGGACATCGGCTGCTTCAAGATCATCTCGGAATCGAGCATCGCCTCAGGGGTTCGAAGAATCGAGGCCGTGTCGGGCCGAACGGCCGTCGCCGTCGTGCAGAAGATGGCCGCCGCCCTTCGGGATGCCGCGGCCCTTCTCAAAGACAAACCGGACGCCGTCGTTCAAAGAATCGAAAAGACCCTGGCGGAAAACCGTGCCCTGGAACGGGAGGTCGAACAACTCAAATCGAAAATGGCCACCATGTCCGCGGCGGGGATCGACGATGAAATCCGGGAAATCAAGGGTGTCAAGGTATTGGCCAAACGCGTTGCAGCCGACAACCCTGCCGCTCTCAGGGACGCGGCGGATAAATTCAAGGACAAGCTCCAATCCGGTATCGTCGTTCTCGGCGGCGCCGCGAACGACAAGGCCATGCTGATCGTGGTGGTCACAAAGGATCTGACCGGACGATTCCATGCAGGAAACATCGTCAAAGAGACGGCTGCCGTTGTCGGCGGAGGCGGGGGCGGACGGCCGGATATGGCGCAGGCGGGCGGCACCCGGCCCGAAAAACTGGATGAAGCCCTCGAATCGGTTTACGGTATCATCGAAAGGACATGA
- the recA gene encoding recombinase RecA: MNISPDKQKAVESAITQIERQFGKGSIMKLGSKEVQNIPVIPSGSLALDKALGIGGFPRGRVIEIFGPESSGKTTLALHAVAEAQKQGGIAAFIDAEHALDTVYARKLGVNCDELLISQPDTGEQALEIADMLVRSGAVDIVVIDSVAALVPRAEIEGEMGDAHMGLQARLMSQALRKLTGTIGKTMTSVIFINQIRMKIGVMFGNPETTTGGNALKFYASLRLDIRRMGAIKDGQEQIGNRTKVRVVKNKMAPPFREAEFDITYGEGISRTGDLIDMGVEMGIVEKSGSWYSHDGDRIGQGRENVKKFLAENPEVYDAILKKVRVGLGLVKEDQPQPPPQKDAE; this comes from the coding sequence ATGAATATTTCACCCGATAAACAAAAAGCGGTGGAGTCCGCTATAACCCAGATCGAACGCCAGTTCGGCAAGGGCTCGATCATGAAACTGGGGAGCAAAGAGGTTCAGAATATCCCCGTCATTCCCTCCGGCTCGCTTGCCCTGGACAAGGCTCTGGGCATCGGCGGTTTTCCCAGGGGAAGAGTCATCGAGATTTTCGGTCCGGAATCCTCGGGGAAGACAACGCTGGCCCTTCATGCCGTAGCCGAAGCTCAGAAACAGGGAGGCATCGCCGCCTTTATCGATGCCGAGCACGCTCTGGACACGGTCTACGCCCGAAAGCTCGGGGTCAATTGCGACGAACTGCTGATATCCCAGCCCGACACCGGCGAACAGGCTCTGGAAATTGCAGATATGCTGGTCCGCAGCGGCGCGGTGGACATCGTGGTGATCGACTCGGTAGCCGCCCTGGTTCCCCGCGCGGAAATCGAGGGAGAGATGGGGGACGCCCATATGGGGCTCCAGGCCCGACTGATGTCCCAGGCCCTCAGAAAATTGACCGGCACCATCGGCAAGACGATGACATCGGTGATTTTCATCAACCAGATCCGGATGAAAATCGGCGTGATGTTCGGCAATCCCGAAACCACAACCGGCGGCAACGCCTTGAAATTCTATGCGTCCCTTCGCCTCGACATCCGGCGGATGGGTGCCATCAAAGACGGGCAGGAACAAATCGGCAACCGAACCAAGGTACGGGTGGTCAAAAACAAGATGGCACCGCCCTTTCGGGAGGCTGAATTCGACATTACTTATGGAGAAGGCATTTCGCGTACGGGCGACCTGATCGACATGGGCGTTGAGATGGGAATCGTCGAGAAAAGCGGCTCTTGGTATTCCCATGACGGCGATCGCATCGGCCAGGGTCGTGAAAACGTCAAGAAGTTTTTGGCCGAAAACCCCGAGGTCTACGACGCCATCCTCAAAAAGGTCCGGGTCGGTTTGGGGCTGGTCAAGGAAGACCAACCGCAACCGCCTCCCCAGAAAGATGCGGAGTGA
- the thpR gene encoding RNA 2',3'-cyclic phosphodiesterase, with translation MDRIRAFIAFKIPESVLCHIRSIQETLAAGGISMRWTPVENVHLTLKFLGDIRPTAVESIFEAMTGSVQAAFPLRFSAKGLGVFPGIHRPRVLWIGLKGDTALLIDLQRRLDVALEALGFAPELRSFKAHLTIGRARGPLNPQKLALLLASAGSAESPQFSVDKLILFQSELYPRGPIYTELKTAVLAG, from the coding sequence ATGGATCGTATTAGAGCCTTTATCGCGTTTAAAATTCCGGAAAGCGTCTTGTGTCATATCCGGAGCATCCAGGAGACGCTTGCAGCCGGAGGGATCTCCATGCGATGGACTCCCGTCGAAAACGTTCATCTGACATTGAAGTTTCTGGGCGACATCCGACCGACGGCTGTGGAATCGATTTTTGAAGCGATGACGGGTTCGGTCCAAGCCGCATTCCCCCTCCGATTCAGCGCCAAGGGGCTCGGTGTCTTTCCCGGCATCCATCGGCCGCGAGTGCTCTGGATCGGCCTTAAAGGAGATACCGCCCTTCTCATCGATCTTCAGCGCCGACTGGATGTGGCCCTCGAAGCGCTGGGGTTTGCCCCGGAACTCAGATCGTTCAAGGCACATCTCACCATCGGTAGAGCTCGCGGACCGCTGAACCCCCAGAAGCTTGCATTGCTTTTGGCCTCGGCAGGTTCCGCCGAATCCCCCCAATTTTCGGTGGACAAATTGATTTTGTTTCAAAGCGAGCTTTATCCCAGAGGACCGATCTATACGGAATTGAAAACGGCCGTCCTGGCGGGTTGA
- a CDS encoding homocysteine biosynthesis protein codes for MKDFKVNKTYQTINRKIQSGEAVVVTAEEMIGIVRENGPVEAAQQVDVVTTGTFAPMCSSGAFINFGHSVPTIKASKVWLNNVPAYGGIAAVDCYIGATEVCEDDPLNKVYPGEFNYGGGHVIEDLLAGKKVQLRATGYGTTCYPNTRFEKKVSLETLPYAVLCNPRNGYQNYNCAVNLTNKTVYTYMGALKPKIANANYCSAGQLSPLFNDPYYKTIGLGTRIFLGGGIGYVTWAGTQHNPAVDRTPQGTPMKPAGTLFVMGDMKGMSPDWIKGVSIQGYGCSLAVGLGIPIPILNEEMAGYTGVSDEDLFTQVVDYGHDYGNGIAKTYGRVSYAELKSGVVTIEGETVQTVPLSSMVKARRIADILKEWISEGTFLLGEPQFTLPS; via the coding sequence ATGAAAGATTTCAAGGTCAACAAGACCTATCAAACCATCAACCGAAAAATTCAGAGTGGAGAAGCCGTTGTCGTGACCGCCGAAGAGATGATCGGGATCGTCAGGGAGAACGGTCCGGTGGAGGCGGCACAACAGGTGGATGTGGTCACCACGGGAACATTCGCTCCCATGTGCTCTTCCGGCGCATTTATCAACTTCGGACATTCGGTTCCCACAATCAAGGCGTCCAAGGTATGGCTCAACAACGTCCCCGCCTATGGCGGCATTGCGGCCGTCGATTGCTATATCGGTGCAACGGAGGTTTGCGAAGACGATCCCTTGAACAAGGTTTATCCGGGTGAGTTCAACTACGGCGGAGGTCATGTCATCGAAGACCTTCTTGCCGGAAAGAAGGTTCAGCTCCGAGCCACGGGTTACGGCACCACTTGTTACCCCAATACCCGTTTCGAAAAGAAAGTGAGTCTCGAAACCCTCCCTTACGCAGTGCTGTGCAACCCCCGAAACGGTTATCAGAACTATAACTGTGCCGTCAACCTCACCAACAAGACCGTCTATACGTATATGGGAGCGCTAAAGCCCAAAATCGCCAACGCCAATTACTGCTCCGCCGGACAGCTGAGCCCCCTGTTCAACGATCCCTATTACAAGACTATCGGCCTGGGGACACGAATATTTCTGGGCGGCGGCATCGGGTATGTCACCTGGGCCGGTACTCAGCACAATCCCGCTGTCGACAGGACGCCCCAGGGCACCCCGATGAAACCTGCGGGCACCCTTTTTGTTATGGGAGACATGAAGGGCATGAGTCCGGATTGGATCAAGGGGGTCAGTATTCAGGGATACGGATGCTCCCTTGCCGTAGGGTTAGGGATTCCAATACCCATTTTGAATGAAGAGATGGCTGGATACACCGGCGTTTCCGATGAAGACCTTTTCACCCAAGTGGTCGATTACGGCCATGACTACGGCAACGGCATCGCCAAAACTTACGGCCGGGTGAGTTACGCCGAACTGAAAAGCGGTGTCGTCACCATCGAAGGCGAAACCGTTCAGACCGTTCCCCTGTCGAGTATGGTGAAAGCCCGCCGGATCGCCGACATTCTCAAAGAATGGATCTCCGAGGGGACCTTCCTTCTGGGTGAGCCTCAATTTACGCTGCCGTCCTAG
- a CDS encoding M23 family metallopeptidase — MKTLKNRIFLITGILLLAGLGVFLYFKLEGSGPTVTIQGLEDTVQASNELDIRISDPRSGIRSITITLEKDGKKVVLFDETYPAINIIAGGKVSEKDLAVTIEPQKHGFSDGNATLHLTARDYAWRSWWHGNKTVLEKSVLIDSHPPRIEVLSRQHNINQGGAGLVVYRLSEPCLRHGVQVGDNFFQGYPLADDKNNRLVCLFALDYRQGKETPVSISAADRAGNISKAGFYHHIRSKTFKTDLIQLSDNFLAQKMPEFDDSLFKTPPTSPVDKFLAINREIRSANAQEFQRLSSISDGTIRWDNAFLRLPNAARKASFADHRDYRYQGETIDRQVHLGIDLASLAHAPVPAGNTGKVVFAGPIGIYGETVVIDHGIGLFSTYSHMNSIQVQPNQMVNRGDIIGTTGTTGLAGGDHLHYGMLVGGVFVNPVEWWDPEWIRNNITLRIDTID; from the coding sequence ATGAAAACATTGAAAAATCGAATTTTCCTTATCACGGGCATCCTGCTCCTTGCAGGACTGGGGGTCTTTCTCTATTTCAAGCTTGAAGGCAGCGGACCGACGGTAACGATCCAGGGATTGGAGGATACCGTCCAAGCCTCGAACGAACTCGACATCAGGATCTCCGATCCCAGGAGCGGTATCCGGAGCATCACCATCACCCTGGAAAAGGACGGCAAAAAGGTGGTGCTCTTTGATGAAACCTATCCGGCCATCAACATAATCGCCGGCGGGAAGGTCTCCGAAAAGGATCTGGCCGTCACCATCGAACCACAGAAACACGGTTTTTCCGACGGCAACGCCACGCTTCATCTGACGGCAAGGGATTATGCATGGCGGAGTTGGTGGCACGGCAATAAGACCGTCCTCGAGAAATCCGTGTTGATCGATTCCCATCCACCGAGAATCGAGGTCCTGAGCCGACAGCACAACATCAACCAGGGAGGCGCGGGCCTGGTGGTCTACAGATTGTCCGAGCCATGCCTTCGGCACGGGGTTCAGGTCGGCGACAACTTCTTCCAGGGGTACCCCTTGGCGGACGACAAAAACAACCGTCTGGTATGTCTGTTCGCGCTCGATTATCGTCAAGGGAAGGAGACACCGGTATCCATCAGCGCAGCGGACCGAGCCGGGAATATTTCCAAGGCCGGATTCTACCACCATATCCGAAGCAAAACTTTCAAAACGGATCTGATTCAACTCTCCGATAATTTTCTGGCTCAGAAAATGCCGGAATTCGACGACAGTCTCTTCAAGACGCCGCCAACGTCGCCGGTGGACAAGTTTCTGGCCATCAACAGGGAGATCCGTTCCGCCAATGCTCAGGAGTTCCAACGCCTGTCATCGATCTCCGATGGTACCATTCGATGGGACAACGCCTTCCTGAGGCTTCCGAACGCCGCCCGAAAGGCCAGCTTTGCCGATCATCGGGATTACCGGTATCAGGGGGAAACCATTGACCGACAAGTGCACCTTGGCATTGATCTGGCTTCCCTCGCCCACGCTCCGGTGCCGGCCGGCAACACGGGAAAGGTCGTTTTTGCCGGGCCCATCGGTATCTACGGCGAAACCGTCGTCATCGATCACGGCATCGGGCTGTTCAGCACTTATTCCCACATGAACAGCATTCAGGTTCAACCGAATCAGATGGTCAACCGGGGAGATATTATCGGCACCACCGGCACGACAGGGCTTGCAGGAGGCGATCATCTTCATTACGGTATGCTCGTCGGCGGCGTTTTTGTCAATCCGGTGGAATGGTGGGACCCGGAGTGGATCAGGAACAACATAACGCTTAGAATCGATACCATCGACTGA
- the kdsA gene encoding 3-deoxy-8-phosphooctulonate synthase encodes MNNLVNIENLLMGVGQPLVLIAGPCVIEEESRAFEIAAYLKEMTGDLQIPLIFKASYDKANRTSIHSFRGPGIEKGLRTLERIKQELGLRILSDVHRIQDVDTAAAVLDVIQIPAFLCRQTDLILAVARTGKPVNIKKGQFLAPWDVSNIVEKIRSVGNDRVIITERGVSFGYNNLVVDFRGIGIMRNTGCPVIFDATHSVQLPGGVGAASGGQREFAPVLAKAAVAAGVDGVFLEVHTDPDNALCDGPNSLKIDTLAPLLSKLKRIREVA; translated from the coding sequence ATGAATAATTTGGTAAATATCGAAAATTTGCTTATGGGCGTCGGACAGCCGTTGGTCCTGATTGCGGGGCCCTGTGTCATCGAGGAGGAATCGCGCGCTTTTGAGATTGCCGCGTATCTCAAGGAAATGACCGGGGATTTGCAGATCCCGCTGATTTTCAAGGCTTCCTATGACAAGGCCAACCGGACGTCGATTCACTCCTTCCGGGGGCCGGGGATCGAGAAGGGGCTGAGGACACTTGAAAGAATCAAACAAGAGCTGGGGTTGCGCATTCTTTCGGACGTCCATCGCATCCAGGACGTGGATACCGCTGCGGCAGTCTTGGATGTCATCCAGATTCCGGCCTTTCTCTGTCGACAGACCGATTTGATCCTGGCCGTTGCCCGGACCGGAAAGCCGGTCAATATTAAAAAAGGGCAGTTCCTCGCCCCATGGGACGTGTCGAATATCGTCGAGAAGATCCGGTCCGTCGGCAACGATCGCGTGATCATCACGGAACGAGGCGTTTCTTTCGGCTATAACAATCTCGTCGTCGATTTTCGGGGTATCGGGATTATGCGGAATACAGGTTGCCCGGTCATTTTCGACGCCACCCACAGCGTTCAACTGCCGGGGGGCGTTGGAGCGGCGTCGGGAGGGCAGCGGGAGTTTGCCCCGGTATTGGCAAAAGCAGCGGTCGCCGCAGGGGTGGACGGGGTCTTTCTCGAAGTACATACCGATCCGGACAATGCTCTATGTGACGGGCCGAATTCCCTCAAGATCGACACTCTGGCACCGCTGCTGTCAAAACTGAAGCGTATCCGGGAGGTGGCATGA
- a CDS encoding KdsC family phosphatase, which yields MILSGPEAERDVPLKTEKLREIRLLLLDVDGVMTDGRITYTESGAEIKSFDVKDGLGIRLAMDAGIRVGVVTARTSEALRHRCRNLAIDLVFDGVRNKRAVLDDIVKTTGVSACRIAFVGDDLQDLPLMRRVGFSVAVADAHDILIEHADMVTTRRGGRGAVREVCEALLKAQGAWGNVMNRYVNDEK from the coding sequence ATGATCCTTTCCGGACCGGAAGCGGAACGTGATGTTCCGCTGAAAACTGAAAAGCTCAGGGAGATCCGGCTGCTGCTCCTGGACGTAGACGGCGTGATGACCGACGGCCGGATTACCTATACCGAATCAGGCGCCGAAATTAAATCCTTCGACGTCAAGGACGGGCTCGGCATTCGCCTGGCAATGGATGCGGGCATCCGGGTGGGGGTCGTCACTGCGCGGACATCGGAAGCGCTGCGACATCGATGCCGAAATCTGGCAATCGACCTGGTGTTCGACGGTGTCAGGAATAAACGGGCCGTACTGGATGACATCGTGAAAACGACAGGCGTTTCGGCATGCCGGATTGCCTTTGTGGGAGACGATCTTCAGGATTTGCCGCTGATGCGGCGCGTCGGGTTTTCAGTTGCCGTCGCCGATGCCCACGACATTCTTATCGAGCATGCGGACATGGTCACAACCCGCCGGGGCGGGCGGGGAGCGGTGCGCGAGGTGTGCGAGGCTCTCCTGAAAGCCCAGGGGGCGTGGGGGAATGTCATGAATCGATACGTGAATGATGAAAAATAA
- the lptC gene encoding LPS export ABC transporter periplasmic protein LptC: MMKNNTFKKIKVILLLFITITLVAVIAVFTGYRHLMDEEESLVSTVQEGAGMAISSVRQTAVRNGMLEWSLNAASAEYLNAENQAVFTLPSVTFFMEGREEIVMTAAKGTVRTDSNNISVSGDVVVRDATYELRTEVLNYDNAEHRFFTNLPVVLSGAGFDLTADSASLDMKTRQAILEGNVKGILSEDIEL; encoded by the coding sequence ATGATGAAAAATAACACTTTCAAAAAAATAAAAGTCATACTTCTGCTCTTCATAACGATCACGTTGGTGGCGGTAATTGCCGTATTTACGGGATACCGCCATCTGATGGACGAGGAAGAAAGCCTGGTTTCCACCGTTCAGGAGGGTGCGGGAATGGCTATCTCCTCCGTCCGGCAGACCGCAGTCCGGAACGGCATGCTGGAATGGTCCCTCAACGCGGCTTCCGCCGAATATCTCAATGCCGAGAATCAGGCGGTTTTTACCCTGCCGTCGGTAACTTTTTTTATGGAGGGACGGGAGGAGATCGTAATGACCGCCGCAAAGGGAACCGTCCGAACCGATTCGAACAACATCAGTGTGAGCGGTGACGTCGTCGTGAGGGACGCGACATACGAATTGAGGACCGAGGTCCTTAATTACGACAATGCGGAACACCGGTTTTTCACCAATCTTCCTGTCGTGCTTTCAGGGGCGGGATTTGATCTGACCGCCGATTCGGCGTCTCTGGATATGAAGACACGGCAAGCCATACTGGAAGGAAACGTCAAGGGGATCCTGAGTGAAGATATTGAACTGTAA
- a CDS encoding LptA/OstA family protein: protein MKILNCNLLKRFFGAFCLMSLMWVETVIPSAVSAETSPADRPAGKENIHITSESLVVNDAEKYAEFIGNVKALQGDTEILSDRLKIYYEGNPRTRSGKSNQKDGAGRDSIQKIVANGNVRITFDDTVAESREAVYTTADRILILSGPNSRVTKSSSGEISGSRISINRESGQIRFDGNVQGVFFPGEKGLN, encoded by the coding sequence GTGAAGATATTGAACTGTAATCTTCTCAAACGGTTTTTCGGCGCCTTTTGCCTGATGTCGCTCATGTGGGTCGAGACGGTTATCCCCTCGGCGGTTTCGGCCGAGACGTCGCCTGCCGACCGGCCTGCCGGGAAGGAGAACATCCATATAACTTCAGAAAGTCTTGTGGTGAATGACGCCGAAAAATATGCCGAATTCATCGGCAACGTGAAGGCGCTTCAGGGGGATACGGAGATTCTGTCGGATCGTCTGAAAATCTACTACGAGGGAAACCCCCGGACGCGTTCGGGTAAATCGAATCAGAAAGATGGTGCCGGGCGGGATTCCATCCAAAAGATCGTTGCTAACGGCAATGTCAGGATTACTTTCGATGATACTGTGGCGGAGAGCCGGGAGGCGGTCTACACCACCGCCGATCGGATTCTGATACTTTCGGGCCCCAATTCCAGGGTGACCAAATCTTCCAGCGGGGAAATTTCGGGTTCCAGGATATCGATCAATCGTGAGAGCGGTCAGATCCGGTTTGACGGCAATGTCCAGGGCGTTTTTTTCCCCGGAGAAAAGGGATTGAATTGA
- the lptB gene encoding LPS export ABC transporter ATP-binding protein has product MAELSLRSLVKAYHGRRVVASASLSVKSGQVVGLLGPNGAGKTTTFYMAVGLIQPDDGRVYLDEEDITDYPMYKRARRGVGYLPQETSIFRKLTVRQNVLAILEFLPIPREEQERRADQLLEELGILRLKTQKANVLSGGERRRLEISRALATNPSFILLDEPFAGVDPLAVIDIKKIVEHLKRRGIGILISDHNVRETLGVCDYAYILNAGEVIEAGPPERIAASKTARRFYLGDEFRL; this is encoded by the coding sequence GTGGCGGAGTTGAGCCTCAGGTCCCTCGTAAAGGCATATCACGGTCGCCGGGTGGTCGCTTCAGCAAGTCTGTCGGTGAAATCCGGCCAGGTGGTTGGGTTATTGGGGCCTAACGGCGCCGGAAAGACCACTACCTTTTACATGGCCGTAGGGCTGATTCAACCCGATGACGGGCGGGTATATCTTGATGAGGAAGACATTACGGATTATCCTATGTACAAACGAGCCAGGAGAGGTGTTGGGTATCTGCCTCAGGAGACCTCCATATTTCGGAAGCTGACGGTCCGACAGAATGTTCTGGCCATTCTCGAGTTCCTTCCCATTCCCCGGGAGGAGCAGGAGCGGCGAGCGGATCAGTTGCTGGAGGAGTTGGGCATCCTTCGACTCAAGACCCAGAAGGCGAACGTCCTGTCCGGAGGAGAGCGGCGGCGGTTGGAGATCAGTCGTGCACTGGCGACCAATCCGTCGTTCATCCTGTTGGATGAACCTTTTGCCGGTGTCGATCCTCTGGCGGTGATCGATATCAAAAAGATCGTCGAACATCTGAAGCGGAGGGGTATCGGCATCCTGATATCCGATCATAATGTCAGGGAAACGTTGGGGGTATGTGATTACGCCTATATTTTGAATGCGGGAGAAGTGATCGAGGCGGGTCCCCCTGAAAGAATCGCGGCAAGCAAAACCGCCCGAAGGTTTTATTTAGGGGATGAATTCAGGTTATAA